The Vicia villosa cultivar HV-30 ecotype Madison, WI linkage group LG1, Vvil1.0, whole genome shotgun sequence genome includes a region encoding these proteins:
- the LOC131604415 gene encoding early nodulin-like protein 5: protein MASIFNASNSLFLCLILVSISQFLVINCTEFRVGGRNGWVVPTSKDSDEMYNQWASQNRFKIDDTIHFKYDKDSVMMVSEGEYEKCKSDRPLFFENNGNTTYKFERPGMFYFISGVSGHCTRGQKMVIKVLDIEPIIAQSPQSANETASIAHSKATQMDAISVTVFTLFVLSFIGMVYV, encoded by the exons ATGGCTTCCATTTTCAATGCCTCAAACTCACTTTTCCTTTGCTTGATTCTTGTTTCTATCTCACAATTTTTGGTTATCAATTGTACTGAATTTCGAGTTGGAGGTAGAAATGGTTGGGTTGTCCCTACCTCAAAGGACTCCGATGAAATGTATAACCAATGGGCTTCCCAAAATCGGTTCAAAATCGACGATACTATTC ATTTCAAGTACGATAAGGACTCAGTGATGATGGTGAGTGAAGGGGAATACGAAAAGTGCAAATCGGATCGTCCGCTGTTTTTCGAAAACAATGGGAATACCACTTACAAATTTGAACGACCGGGAATGTTCTACTTCATTAGTGGTGTTAGTGGACATTGTACAAGGGGACAGAAAATGGTGATCAAGGTTTTGGATATTGAACCAATTATAGCACAATCACCACAATCTGCAAATGAGACTGCATCAATAGCACACTCTAAAGCTACTCAAATGGATGCTATTAGTGTCACAGTATTCacactctttgttctttcattcaTTGGCATGGTTTATGTTTGA